In Gossypium hirsutum isolate 1008001.06 chromosome D06, Gossypium_hirsutum_v2.1, whole genome shotgun sequence, one genomic interval encodes:
- the LOC107901601 gene encoding uncharacterized protein — MKRRVFQWIIFIILCFLSERAFISPSEAAVNDLKPLMKEKQLKDVLEWHEKTIKGWHEALHLKMVQREKKVIIEQKKKGGKAGGSYGGGSLLRPRAKKSAANFLHPTTFLRFLLLGLIPAMFFF; from the exons atgaagagaaggGTTTTTCAATggatcattttcataattttatgtttcttaaGTGAAAGAGCTTTCATCTCACCATCAGAGGCTGCTGTCAATGATCTCAAGCCCTTGATGAAGGAAAAACAACTCaaag ATGTTTTGGAGTGGCATGAAAAAACAATCAAGGGTTGGCATGAAGCACTTCATTTGAAGATGGttcaaagagaaaagaaagtaattatTGAGCAAAAGAAGAAAGGAGGGAAAGCAGGAGGAAGCTATGGCGGTGGAAGTCTTCTTCGACCTCGTGCCAAAAAGAGTGCAGCAAATTTTCTCCATCCAACAACATTCCTTAGATTTCTATTACTTGGGTTAATCCCCGCCATGTTCTTCTTTTGA